From the genome of Bremerella sp. JC817:
AGCCGATCCCGCTCCGCGCCGTCCGTCGCGGGCCCGCCACGCTCCAGATCCAATTGCGCGATGCCGACGGCCGGCCCGCCCCGGGGACGGCCCTGCTCGTCACTCCCGGCTGGGACGAATCGATCGACTTCGCCGCGACCACCGACGAGACTGGCCTGGCCCGGTTCACCGAACTGCCCAGCGGTTCCTACCGCATCCGAGCCATCCTCGACGGCCTCGACC
Proteins encoded in this window:
- a CDS encoding carboxypeptidase-like regulatory domain-containing protein translates to HAFQAAGIHQVLVRFRDSKLHPNPDRAEPFYEATAQVAVSAAEPNGEPIPLRAVRRGPATLQIQLRDADGRPAPGTALLVTPGWDESIDFAATTDETGLARFTELPSGSYRIRAILDGLD